GACGATGTGATGCCGTGGAGAAGAAATAATGTCATCATGGAAAGATAACCTTCTGTGAGCAGGTATTTTATGAACGTGTGGAGCAATGGCGCGCCGTTGCTGCCGTCTTTGACCTTGTTACGATTAAGGACAAAGGGTATGGTGCGGCAAGATAACCTGCGCCATTAGACGGCACAATGAATGAAAGCGGTCTGCTGCCCGTCGGGAAACGGTTGTTTGCGTCCTTCCCGCGATGCCGCTCCGCTGAATAACATAAAATACTACAATAATGGGAAACTCAATAGACCATGGCATGTTCCGGAATTCCGTCCTGCTGGCTTTCGGATTGTCCATTTCCTTCTCGGGCTTCGCACTTGCCGCATTGGAAGAGCCGGTTCCTGAACAACAGGTCCAGGCCGTTGAAGGCGCCAGGAAAATCAATCCTGCCGCCGTGGAAGTGCTGCTTGACAACAATCGCCGGATGACGCTCGATTTTTACGGAGATAACGTTTTCCGTATTTTCAGGGATGACAAAGGCGGCATTATCCGCGACCCCAAGGCGGACCCGGAAGCCCGCATTCTGGCGGACAATCCCCGGAAGCCGGTTTCCCGGCTGGATGTGGACCAGAAGGGCGATGCAGTTGTCATCACTACGGGGAAGGTCAGGATTGAGATAAATAAAAAGACCTCTCTTTTCAAGGTGATCAATCTGAAGGATCATTCCGTAGTGGCGGAGCAGGCATCCCCCATTCTTTTTGAAAAGGGCAGGACCAGTTTTTCCCTGAAGGCGAAGCCGGACGAATATTTTTACGGCGGCGGCGTGCAGAACGGCCGTTTTTCTCACAAGGGAAAGGTCATTTCCATAGAAAACCAGAACAGCTGGACGGATGGCGGCGTGGCTTCCCCCACTCCTTTTTACTGGTCCACCGGCGGGTACGGCGTCATGTGGCATACCTTCAAGAAAGGGCAGTATGATTTCGGCTCCAGGGAAGAGAATCTGGTGAACCTCTCGCATGATGAAAATTATCTGGACGTCTTTTTCATGGTCAGCGACAGTCCCGTCAGTCTTTTGAGGGATTTCTACCAGCTTACCGGCGCTCCCGTTCTGCTGCCCAAGTTCGCCTTTTACCAGGGGCATCTGAACGCCTATAACCGGGATTACTGGAAGGAAGATGAAAAGGGCATCCTGTTTGAGGACGGGAAACGGTACAAGGAAAGCCAGAAGGATAACGGAGGCATTAAGGAATCCCTGAACGGGGAATTGAATAATTACCAGTTTTCCGGCCGCGCCGTCGTGGACCGTTACAAGGCCCATGATATGCCGCTGGGATGGCTTCTGCCGAACGACGGCTACGGAGCCGGGTACGGCCAGACGGATACCCTGGACGGCAATATCGCGAATTTGAAGAGCCTGGCGGACTACGCCAGGAAGAACGGCGTGGAAATCGGGTTGTGGACCCAGTCCGACCTGCATCCCAAGCCGGAAATCAGCGCTTTGCTGCAGCGCGATATCGTGAAGGAGGTGCGGGACGCTGGAGTGCGCGTGCTGAAGACGGACGTGGCCTGGGTAGGCGCGGGCTATTCCTTCGGGCTGAACGGCATTACGGACGTGGCCCAGATCATGACCTACTACGGGAACAACAGCCGCCCGTTCATCATTTCCCTGGACGGCTGGGCGGGAACCCAGCGGTATGCCGGCATCTGGTCGGGCGACCAGACGGGCGGCGTCTGGGAGTACATCCGTTTCCATATTCCCACCTACATCGGCTCCGGTCTTTCCGGGCAGCCCAACATCTGTTCGGACATGGACGGCATTTTCGGCGGCAAGAACCCGCTGGTGAATGTCCGCGATTTCCAGTGGAAAACGTTCACCCCCATGGAACTGAACATGGATGGCTGGGGAGCCAATGAAAAGTATCCCCATGTCTTCGGGGAACCTTATACTTCCATTAACCGGTGGTATCTCAAGCTCAAGTCGGAACTGCTCCCGTACGCCTACAGCATCGCGGAGGAATCCGTTTCCGGACTGCCCATGATCCGGGCCATGTTCCTGGAATATCCCAATCCCTACACGCTGGGGAAGGCGACGCAGTACCAGTTCCTGTACGGCCCCTATTTTCTGGTGGCTCCCATTTACCAGGAAACCAGGGCGGACGAGGAGGGGAATGACGTCCGCCACGGCATTTACCTGCCGGAAGGACAGTGGATCGATTATTTCACCGGGGATTTGTATGAAGGCGGCAAGATTTACAATGACGTTGACGCTCCTTTGTGGAAGCTGCCCGTGTTCGTCAAGAACGGCGCGATTATTCCCATGGCTAACCCGAGCAACAATGTCTCGGAAATTAATCCGAACCTGCGCATTTACGAGCTTTATCCGCACGGCAGCACTTCCTTCACCGTGTATGACGACGACGGCGTGACGGAAGAATACAGGGCCGGCAAAGGCATCCGCACCCTGGTTGAATCCCGGACGGACGACAAGAACAACGTGACCGTCACCGTTCATCCGGCGGTGGGGGATTTCAACGGCTTCCAGAAGAAGAAGGCCACGGAGTTCCGCATCAACGTGACGCAGAAGCCGTCCGGGGTTTCCGCCAAAATCGGGGAAAACAGCGTCAACCTGGCGGAGGCGAATTCCATGGATGAGTTCAAGTCCCGGGAGAATGTATATTTTTATGACCGGGCTCCCAACCTGAACAGGTTCGCGACGAAGGGAAGCGATTTTGAGAAAAAGGCGATTTCCGGGAACCCCCAATTGCTGGTGAAGCTGGGCGCGGCGGATATTACGGCGGCCCCCACGGTGCTTTCCGTGGAAGGGTTCCGGTTTGAACCCGCTGAAAAGTACCGCCTTTCTTCCGGCGCGCTGACCGCTCCCGCCAACGCCGTGGTGACGGAGGAAAACGCGGCGGCCTATACCCTGAAGCCCACGTGGGACGCCGTTCCGAATGCCGATTTCTATGAAATCGAATTCGGCGGAATGCTGTACACCACCATCAAAGGGACGGAATTCCTGTTTGAGGATTTGGAGGCTGAGACGCCTTATTCCTTCAAGGTGCGGGCCGTCAACAAGGACGGCCATTCCGCGTGGACGGCTGTCAGCGCGAAGACGAAGGCCAATCCGCTTGAATTCGCCATTCCTGGAATTGAGGGTGAGACGAGCGTCGAAAGCCAGGGCAATTCCCTGGCGAAGCTGTTTGACTTCAAGGAAAAGGATGCCTGGCACACGAAGCATGGCGAGAAGGCCGTGCCGTTTGACCTGGTCATGGATTTGAAGACCATCAACAAGCTTGAGAAGTTCCATTACGTTCCCCGCGAGGACGGCGGCAACGGCACATTGCTGAAAGGCGCCGTCTATTACAGCATGGACCGGGAGAACTGGACGAAGGCCGGCACGTTCCAATGGGACAAGAATGGCGACGTGAAGGTATTCAACTTCAAGGATGCCCCTGCGGCGCGCTACATCAAGCTGAATGTCACGGAAGGCGTGGGCGACTATGGCTCCGGCAGGGAAATCTACGTCTTCAAGGTGCCGGGCACGGAAAGCTATCTGCCGGGCGACATCAACAATGACGGCAAGATCGACCGAAACGACCTGACCTCCTACATCAACTACACGGGGCTGCGGAAAGGCGATTCCGACTTTGAAGGCTACATCAGCAACGGAGACATCAACAAGAATGGCCTTATTGACGCTTACGATATTTCCGTGGTAGCCACCCAGCTGGAAGACGAAGCCGACCAGCCGCAGGAAGAAGACGCCAAGAAAGACGGGGAAGAGGATAAGAAGGAAGGAGACGACGAGAAGAAGAAAGCCGCCGGGGAGGCAAAGAAAAAAGCCTGTGTGGATGGAAAGCTTCTGCTCAGCGCCGATAAGAAAAGGTACGCCAGGGGAGACGCCGTCAGGGTGACCGTGAAGGGCCGGAACCTCCGTCTGGTGAATGCCCTGAGCTTCGCCCTCCCGTACGATCCCAAGGATTTGGAATTCGTGGGCGTGGAGGTTAAGAACATGAAGAAGATGGAGAACCTGACGAATGACAGGCTTCATACGAACGGAACCAAGGCCCTGTACCCCACCTTCGTCAACATCGGAGACAAAGAGCCTGTGGAGGGAACCTCCGAACTGTTTGTGCTAAAGTTCAAGGCCCGCCGCGACATGAAGTTCCAGCCGAAGCTTATGGACGGCATGGTGGTGGATAAAAAACTGAACACCAAAAAATTGTAATTGAACACCCTGAGGCGGCTCCATGCCCGGCCGGACAACGGCCGCGCATGGAGCCTTCCGTTCCGGCAGGATGTTTCCGCAGCGTTTCCCACTGCGGAACGGCATTTTTACGCATATTCCAGAGCTTCCCGGACAGAGCGGCAACGGGGAGATATTTTCTGCCCTGCTTTTCCGGGGCGCGGAAGCAGGGCGCCTGCCCCGGCCATTGAACAATGGAAGGCTTGCCATTTCCGCGGCTGCCGCTTCTTCATGCGGCGGCCATCCTCTGGGCGGGGATGGCCGTTCAGGGAGGGATTTGCTGACCGCCTGTAGGGCGGCGGAAGGAGAATCGGAGCTGGGACGCCTGTCCAATGAGGATGGGCCTGTCCGGCATCCTCAAGACCGGTTCTTCACCGCCGGATGAAAGGGGGCGGCTGATAACCGTTCCGGCCAATAGGAAATTCTTTCCTGTAACCGGGGCCGGAAGAATTCTATCCGCGGAATTGGAAAATAGCGGCTGAATGCAGATAAAGGCGGAAATTTCCTGTCTGTCCGAAAGACTGGATTTTGGTTTCAAAAGGCCATTTCTGTTATTCATTGAGAGATTTATTGATGCTTTAAAGTTTTTGTTATGATTTTTGAATGACTGTTCAATTTATTAAAGTCACGAAAAAAGATAGGGTCTGCTATGCTCCGGTGCCGGAGCCGGTGGAAGAAGGGGACAAGCTGGAAATCATGGAAATGAAGGATGGGGGGCTTTTCCCGGCGGCAGGGAAAAACGCAGGGATTTCCCTGTCCCGGAATCCCATGGTATTCGTTAAAATGAATGACGGATTCCAGCGCATCCTGATGAAGCATATCCTGTATGTGGAAGCGGGAGGAAGCTATTGCACGCTGCACGTGCACGGCATGCCGTCCATCCTTGTTTCCGCTCCTCTGGCGCGGGTATCCGAGCATCTGGACGGGGAATATTTTATCCGCGTACACCGTTCCTACCTGGTTAACAAGCTGCATATAGAATCCATTGCGGGCAATTTCCTCCAAGTAGGCGTCGTTGCTATTCCCATCAGCAAATTCATGAAGAAAAAAGTGCTGGGAAGTTTGAACATGCTGTCGTTTTCCAAATAGGCGCCGGGGCGCCGCGCAGACTTCTGCGGCGTTCCCGGAAAGCGAAACGGAACGGCCGGAAAGGCGGGGTGGAAGCAGAACCGAAATGACCGCATGATTCACGACGTCGCCGGAAGGCGGCATATCAATGAACCTGAACCAAAAATAGAAATAAATAATGGCAATTGACAAATCAGCAGCAGAGACAGCGACTTCTTCCCTGCAGTCGCTGCCCTTCGGCAACATTATCGGCGGTCCCCTCGTTGCCTGTGTGGAAGCACAGGCCCAGGCGGCCCGGACTTCCTGGGAATTCATCCAGAACGTGGGCCTGTACTCGGATGGGGAAGAGAAGAAGACGGTAAACGTTTCCTTCCAGTTCATCAAGGACGGCCACATGGCTCAGATTACGGTTCCCCTTCTGACCATCGTCCCCATCCCCTACATCGCCATTAATTCCATCGACATTAATTTCAAGGCGAATATCAGCGCGTCCGCCGCCAGTACGGAAACGGAAACTTCCTCCACTGCCGCCGACGTCAACGTGTCCGCTTCTGCCAGATGCTTCTGGGCGCGCGGCAGCATGAATGCCAGCTACTCCAGCAAAAAGGACTCCTCCGCGACCAGGGATTCCAAGTACAGCGTGGAATACACCATGGACGTTGCCGTCCATGCCGGGCAGGACAGCATGCCCGCCGGGATGGCCAAAGTGCTGGAAATGCTGAACAACAGCATTTCCGTCGTGTCTCCGGATGGTTCCCTGGACGTGCAGCATGCCATTCAGGAAGACGGAACCGTGAAACTGGTGGCCTCCTACAAGAACAAAGAGGGCCTGTTTGACCCGGAAGCCATCACTCTCCGGATAGGCGAAGCGACGGAAACGTTCGAAAACGGCGCGGGGAATGAATCCAGGATTGTGAAGACGGATTCCGGCAAGGAATACACGCTTTCCCGGGAAGACGCCAGAAACTGCACGGTGAGCGCTGGAGAACTCAAGAAGAAGGTGGCTGTAGGCGCCTGATAACCGAACCATAACGATTTCTCCTCCATTCCAGAGCCATGTCCCGTCTTCATCTCATCGTGGAATCCCTGCTGAAGGACATTATTGAAGCGCAGCACGCGGCGAACTGCCATGCGGCATCACTGGCGCGCCAGTATGGGAAAAGAGGCCGCGCGTGCGGCTTTCCGCTGCCCAGCGCCCAGATAGGTTCTCTGGAATTCGATTTGAAGTATGCGGTGACGGGGACTTCCGGAGTGGAGGAGAAACTGGTTGCGGACACGGAGCAGTGGAGATTGTTTCGTCAGGAACTGGAAGAGAGAGCGCCGGCGTTTGCCATCCGTTCCATTGTGATGGCCGTGGTGCATTCCAGTCTTCCGGACGACGAAGCCAGAAGCGACTTTTCAAGCCTGCTGGCCAGGGAGGAACAGTGGAAAAAGAATTTCTGCTCCTACCTGCGGAAGAAAATTTCCGCAGTCGTTTCCACCCATGAAGGCTCGCTTCTGAAAGCGGAAACCGGGCTGGACAGAGGGCTGCTGCTGGAGATTCTGGCAGGCGTCGCGGAGAAGGAGTTTATGGACAATCCGGATCTGGAGGATCTGTTCCGGGGAACCCGGGGTGATGACCTCAGGCAGGAATGCCGCGCGAATCTCCGGGAGGGCCTTTCCTCCTTCCTGGCCGCCCTGGCGGAAAAGTACGTTTTCACCAGGCAGGAAAGCAATGTGGTGGTGGACGTGGAAGTGGAGGCGGACAAGCTGAAAAAGATGCCGGAGGAAGCCGTGCAGACTCTGCGCCTGAATATATCCCCTGTTTCCCTCCCCTCTGTTCTGGCGGAGCAGAATGACGTCTCCGGAGTGTCCGCGCAACAGTGATACGATGATGAGTGATTCTGCAAACAACAAGGTGAACGGGCACATTATGAGCCTGCAGCAGCTGATTTCAGCCCCGCTGGTCGCAACGATTGATGCGGACGCCATGTCCACGGAACGTTACATGAAGCATTTCATGTCCCTGGCCTTTGAGTCCTACAATCCTGCGGACGGGTCCACAGGGGCGTTGAGATTGATCAGCTTCAACTTTACGGACAGCGACGCTTCCGGCGGCGCGGAAAAGAAGGTCAGCGTGCCGCTTATCAGCCTGGTGACGCTGCCGCTGCTGCAAATCAAGCAGGCGGATTTTGATTTTGACATCAATATCATTGACGCAATAGCTTCCGCTCCGAACGAACATTTCTCCCTGAACAGGGGAGAGGTGGAGTCACCCGGCGGAAAGGAGAAGAATGAAGGGCTGAATTTTCGGGCCTCCCTGGCTCCGCAGTCCGGGAGAGGCGCTTCTTCCTCCCTTCAGGCGAACATGAAAATTCATGTCTCCATGCAGCAGGCGGACATGCCTTCCGGCTTGTCCCAATTTCTCCAGCTGGCTTCCAGGCCGCATTATGAGGATTCTCCCTCCCGGGAAAAGAAATGATTAATTGAAAAAAACAACATGGACCAGAAAACAACTTATTCCTACCAGCGCACTCCGGGGCTTCATTGCCCCAAATGCGGAGTGTATTTCCCCACGACCATTCCGGACTTGCTGTCCGGCTCCATCAGGTGCCCCCATTGCGGCCTGGCGCTTTCCGTTGACCGGAAGGCGTCCGACCATGCCATGCAGGCCCTGGAAAAGTTTCAGAACGCATTGGACAAGCAGCTTCCCTCCGCCTCCCTGTCATGAAGAGACTGTTGATTATCATGTCCGCCGTGCTGTGCATGGCTCTTCCATCCCTGTCCCCTGCGGAGATGCGGCAGCAGGAACCCCGCCAGCTTGCCGCAGCCTGGCAGGAAGTGAAGAAGCAGATAGCGGACGACGGACAAACCATCCGTGTGAGGGATGGCATTCAAGCGCTTGAACTCCTGGCGGAGCTGGGGATTTCTTCCGTTCCGGAGGATGGCGTCAGGCTGTCCCGCGGCAGCCTGACCATTGTGGTCACGCGCGGGAAAAAAGAGGACGGGGTTTTTTACGTGCTGGCCGTTAAGGAAGAAGGGGGCGCAAGCCTGGAAGTGAAGATGGTTCCTGCCTCCTGATTTGCCGAAGGGGGCATCCCTTCAGAAAAGGAAGGTCATTCATTTTCAAAGTTCCACACGCGGCGGCGGGCGTTTTTCTTCGTCCGCCCGCCGTTGGCTTTCCGGAAGGGGTCAAAAAGAGAATCCAGCCCGTTCCCTTTCAGCAGCAGGCACTGTTCCATCAGGCGGCCCAGTTTTCCTTTCGGGAACCCCTTGGCCTGGAACCAGGCCAGATATTCCTGGGGGACATCCATCAGCGGACATCCCCTGGGGGGATATTTGGCAGGACCGTACATGCCGAAAGGAATGCGGGTTTGCGCGATTTCCTCCACCAGTTTTCTCAAATCTTCCGCGTCCGGTATTTCAGGATCGTTCATAGATTGTTCATCATAAATGGTTGCAGGCATTCCGCCAGCCTTTCCGGCGTTTCCAGGGGAAGCCGGTGCCCGGCATGAGGGATGATGACGGCTTGTTCTCCCGCCATGCGCCGCGCCAGGGCGCTGAATCTGGCGTCGCGCTGTCCGGCAATCCAAAGCTGGGGAACAGGGGATTGTTTCAAAAGCGGAGCCAGGTTTTCCTGTGCGCCCACAGACCAGTCAATAAAGGCGCGGGAGATGGATTTGCGCCACGGTTTCAGGGAAGAACGGTCCGGAGGCGGCGGACCGCCTTCAAATACGCCCTGGGCATCCCATTCCTTCAAAAAATTTTCCCAGGGAGCGGAGAGGCATTGGACGGCCCATTCCGCATCCTTCGCCCGCCGCGCCGCCCGTTCCGCTTCATGTTCCAGGCCGGGATTGGCGCTGACGAATATGGCTCCTTTCCAGAGAGGGGGATGAGCCAAAACGGCCTGCATGGCCAACCTGCCCCCCAGGGAATAGCCGCAGAGGAGGGGGCGGCGATCCTGGGAGGCTATTTCGGAACACAGCACGCGGCCCATATCCTTCAAACTCTTGGGGCAGCATTCCAGATACTTCCAGAGGTTCAGAGCGCGAGCCTCCACACCTCCGGCATGAAGAAAATCCATGACGGGTTTCCAATCCGCCGGAGAACCCAGATTGCCGTGCAGAAGCCAAATCATGGTCGGAACCGCTTTTCTATTTGACGCCGTAGCCGGCGAGTCCGTTCATAAACATCTGGACGGAAATCATGATGAGCACCATGCCCATCATCCGTTCCAGGGCGATTGTCCCTTTTTCCCCCAGCAGGCGCAGGAACTTCTGGGCGATGAAAAGCACTATTCCGGAGAGGAACCAGGCAGTTACAATGGCCCCGGCATAAGTCATCTGGGAAATGCTGTCCGGAGTCTGGGAGGCGTGCAGCATAATGATGGACAGGGAAGAGGGGCCGGCCATCAGGGGCATGGCGATGGGAACAATAAAGGGTTCGTCCTTTCCGTCCGCCCGGCCGGAGGAAGAAAGCATATCCCTGGCGGGGAAGACCATTCCCAGTGCTACGAGAAACAGCAGGATGCCTCCGGAAATGCTCAGGGTGGAGGGTTGCAGCCCCAGCAGGTTCAGCAGGAATTTCCCGGAAAAGAAGAAAAGGAGCAGCAGGCTCAACGCAAATGCAAGTTCCCGCATCAGAATAGTCTTCTGTTGCGCGGGAGAGTATTTTTTCAGCATTCCCTGAATCATGGGCGCCAGACCCACCGGGTCGATGACGATGAACAGAAGAATAACAGTGGAAAGGAAATCCTGCATGGAATATGCCCCGTTGTAAACGATGCGGGCGTGTACGTCAAAAGGAACCGCCAGCAGTGGAAATTTTCTCTGCCCGGATTGCTATTTTCTTCACTAGCGCAGGAGCCGGGCCTTTATGCCTGGAAAGCGATTTGAGGAATTCTGGGGAAACTTTGCGTAGGAGACCATAGCTTTTTAATAAAACAGAAAAGCTATTAAGGCAAGGCTCCTTTGGGCGACCGGTTCGACGTATGAAATGCTGCCTTCCCTACATACACCCTCCGAATACAGGGATCTCCATATCCGTCACGAAAGATCACTTCCAACTCGTAGTTCTCACCATTGCGAAGACGGTCAAAATACGTCAGCAACAGGTAAACTTCCTTGATGGGAACTTCATGCTTTTCTCCCGGCTTCAACGTAATGAAGCGCATCAGAGCCGCTACCCGTTCGAGTTTATACCCAGGTCCATAACAGGCTATTGGATTCTTTATTTTGCCCACCATGTACCCATATCTCTTCCCTCCCGCTTTTCGC
This region of Akkermansia muciniphila genomic DNA includes:
- a CDS encoding TIM-barrel domain-containing protein; translated protein: MGNSIDHGMFRNSVLLAFGLSISFSGFALAALEEPVPEQQVQAVEGARKINPAAVEVLLDNNRRMTLDFYGDNVFRIFRDDKGGIIRDPKADPEARILADNPRKPVSRLDVDQKGDAVVITTGKVRIEINKKTSLFKVINLKDHSVVAEQASPILFEKGRTSFSLKAKPDEYFYGGGVQNGRFSHKGKVISIENQNSWTDGGVASPTPFYWSTGGYGVMWHTFKKGQYDFGSREENLVNLSHDENYLDVFFMVSDSPVSLLRDFYQLTGAPVLLPKFAFYQGHLNAYNRDYWKEDEKGILFEDGKRYKESQKDNGGIKESLNGELNNYQFSGRAVVDRYKAHDMPLGWLLPNDGYGAGYGQTDTLDGNIANLKSLADYARKNGVEIGLWTQSDLHPKPEISALLQRDIVKEVRDAGVRVLKTDVAWVGAGYSFGLNGITDVAQIMTYYGNNSRPFIISLDGWAGTQRYAGIWSGDQTGGVWEYIRFHIPTYIGSGLSGQPNICSDMDGIFGGKNPLVNVRDFQWKTFTPMELNMDGWGANEKYPHVFGEPYTSINRWYLKLKSELLPYAYSIAEESVSGLPMIRAMFLEYPNPYTLGKATQYQFLYGPYFLVAPIYQETRADEEGNDVRHGIYLPEGQWIDYFTGDLYEGGKIYNDVDAPLWKLPVFVKNGAIIPMANPSNNVSEINPNLRIYELYPHGSTSFTVYDDDGVTEEYRAGKGIRTLVESRTDDKNNVTVTVHPAVGDFNGFQKKKATEFRINVTQKPSGVSAKIGENSVNLAEANSMDEFKSRENVYFYDRAPNLNRFATKGSDFEKKAISGNPQLLVKLGAADITAAPTVLSVEGFRFEPAEKYRLSSGALTAPANAVVTEENAAAYTLKPTWDAVPNADFYEIEFGGMLYTTIKGTEFLFEDLEAETPYSFKVRAVNKDGHSAWTAVSAKTKANPLEFAIPGIEGETSVESQGNSLAKLFDFKEKDAWHTKHGEKAVPFDLVMDLKTINKLEKFHYVPREDGGNGTLLKGAVYYSMDRENWTKAGTFQWDKNGDVKVFNFKDAPAARYIKLNVTEGVGDYGSGREIYVFKVPGTESYLPGDINNDGKIDRNDLTSYINYTGLRKGDSDFEGYISNGDINKNGLIDAYDISVVATQLEDEADQPQEEDAKKDGEEDKKEGDDEKKKAAGEAKKKACVDGKLLLSADKKRYARGDAVRVTVKGRNLRLVNALSFALPYDPKDLEFVGVEVKNMKKMENLTNDRLHTNGTKALYPTFVNIGDKEPVEGTSELFVLKFKARRDMKFQPKLMDGMVVDKKLNTKKL
- a CDS encoding DUF2589 domain-containing protein, with product MSDSANNKVNGHIMSLQQLISAPLVATIDADAMSTERYMKHFMSLAFESYNPADGSTGALRLISFNFTDSDASGGAEKKVSVPLISLVTLPLLQIKQADFDFDINIIDAIASAPNEHFSLNRGEVESPGGKEKNEGLNFRASLAPQSGRGASSSLQANMKIHVSMQQADMPSGLSQFLQLASRPHYEDSPSREKK
- a CDS encoding DUF3820 family protein produces the protein MNDPEIPDAEDLRKLVEEIAQTRIPFGMYGPAKYPPRGCPLMDVPQEYLAWFQAKGFPKGKLGRLMEQCLLLKGNGLDSLFDPFRKANGGRTKKNARRRVWNFENE
- a CDS encoding LytR/AlgR family response regulator transcription factor, which codes for MTVQFIKVTKKDRVCYAPVPEPVEEGDKLEIMEMKDGGLFPAAGKNAGISLSRNPMVFVKMNDGFQRILMKHILYVEAGGSYCTLHVHGMPSILVSAPLARVSEHLDGEYFIRVHRSYLVNKLHIESIAGNFLQVGVVAIPISKFMKKKVLGSLNMLSFSK
- a CDS encoding DUF2589 domain-containing protein, yielding MAIDKSAAETATSSLQSLPFGNIIGGPLVACVEAQAQAARTSWEFIQNVGLYSDGEEKKTVNVSFQFIKDGHMAQITVPLLTIVPIPYIAINSIDINFKANISASAASTETETSSTAADVNVSASARCFWARGSMNASYSSKKDSSATRDSKYSVEYTMDVAVHAGQDSMPAGMAKVLEMLNNSISVVSPDGSLDVQHAIQEDGTVKLVASYKNKEGLFDPEAITLRIGEATETFENGAGNESRIVKTDSGKEYTLSREDARNCTVSAGELKKKVAVGA
- a CDS encoding MarC family protein, which gives rise to MQDFLSTVILLFIVIDPVGLAPMIQGMLKKYSPAQQKTILMRELAFALSLLLLFFFSGKFLLNLLGLQPSTLSISGGILLFLVALGMVFPARDMLSSSGRADGKDEPFIVPIAMPLMAGPSSLSIIMLHASQTPDSISQMTYAGAIVTAWFLSGIVLFIAQKFLRLLGEKGTIALERMMGMVLIMISVQMFMNGLAGYGVK
- a CDS encoding alpha/beta fold hydrolase, giving the protein MIWLLHGNLGSPADWKPVMDFLHAGGVEARALNLWKYLECCPKSLKDMGRVLCSEIASQDRRPLLCGYSLGGRLAMQAVLAHPPLWKGAIFVSANPGLEHEAERAARRAKDAEWAVQCLSAPWENFLKEWDAQGVFEGGPPPPDRSSLKPWRKSISRAFIDWSVGAQENLAPLLKQSPVPQLWIAGQRDARFSALARRMAGEQAVIIPHAGHRLPLETPERLAECLQPFMMNNL